The Apium graveolens cultivar Ventura chromosome 6, ASM990537v1, whole genome shotgun sequence genome contains a region encoding:
- the LOC141664610 gene encoding secreted RxLR effector protein 161-like — MIREFEMTDIGLMSYYLGIEVKQMDDGILISQGSYTREILKKFKMENCQAVSTPIECGTKLSKFEECEKADPTYFKSLVGSLRYLTCTRPDILYSVGLIGQYMEAPTTTHMKAAKRNFRYLKGTMDYGLLYHFLNEFKLVGYCDSDWAGDIDDRKSTTGYVFFIGDTSFSWSSKKQPIITLSTCEAEYVAACSSIFQAIWLRRVLEELHMP; from the coding sequence ATGATAAGAGAATTTGAGATGACCGATATTGGGCTTATGTCATATTATCTTGGCATTGAAGTAAAGCAAATGGACGATGGAATACTGATATCACAAGGAAGCTATACAAGAGAGATTTTGAAGAAATTCAAGATGGAAAATTGTCAAGCCGTAAGCACCCCCATTGAATGTGGAACGAAGTTGTCGAAATTTGAAGAATGTGAGAAGGCGGATCCTACATATTTCAAAAGTCTTGTGGGAAGTTTGAGATATTTGACATGCACGAGGCCCGACATACTCTATAGTGTTGGACTTATTGGTCAATATATGGAGGCTCCAACAACAACACACATGAAGGCGGCCAAGAGAAATTTTCGTTATCTCAAAGGCACAATGGATTATGGATTGTTGTATCATTTCCTAAATGAGTTCAAACTTGTTGGTTATTGTGATAGTGATTGGGCCGGTGACATTGATGATCGAAAGAGTACCACCGGATATGTATTCTTTATTGGTGACACATCTTTTTCATGGAGTTCAAAGAAACAACCCATTATTACCCTGTCCACTTGTGAGGCGGAGTATGTGGCGGCGTGTTCTTCTATTTTTCAAGCTATATGGCTAAGGAGAGTTTTAGAAGAGCTCCACATGCCATAA